Proteins from a single region of Aneurinibacillus sp. REN35:
- a CDS encoding glycosyltransferase gives MKIVMITPDSQMIDRRILLEAKTLIQAGHSVTLLAGFECIEEEHYILDGIQIYRYKYDWDDERLKKIRAILPNNDKLKMFVNKLFMKLARTFFEITPFDQFMISKLLSFEADVYHVHDLPCLKAGIQAARKKGAKLVYDAHELYYAQEVLPISLQKKYFRDEKKYINNPDVVITVNQFIAGLMAERYKVNMPRVIMNCTELPKGFSSKITSRLKEKGSIPDDWKVVLYQGWISPERNIETLVKGVKYFPEKVCLALIGYGDYEASLRQTARDLGVEKKVFFLGKVPSEEMLYYSVGADIGVIPYQPIDDNHLYCSPNKLFEYILAHVPVIAEDLPFFRFIQEKYGCIFTANMASPEAFGKAIQEFFSSQEKLINIRKNSEKAAKELNWDVEGQKLLRIYNEL, from the coding sequence ATGAAAATTGTAATGATCACTCCAGATAGCCAGATGATTGACCGCCGTATTTTATTAGAAGCAAAAACTTTAATACAAGCTGGTCACTCTGTTACACTTCTAGCGGGGTTTGAGTGTATAGAAGAAGAACATTATATCTTAGATGGTATACAAATCTATAGATATAAGTATGATTGGGATGATGAGAGACTCAAGAAAATTAGGGCTATTCTTCCTAATAATGATAAGTTGAAAATGTTTGTTAATAAATTGTTTATGAAGTTAGCTAGAACTTTTTTTGAGATTACTCCGTTTGATCAATTTATGATTTCAAAATTGTTAAGTTTCGAAGCTGATGTATATCATGTTCATGACCTTCCATGTCTCAAGGCGGGGATACAAGCAGCCCGTAAAAAAGGTGCAAAACTAGTTTATGATGCACATGAGCTATATTACGCACAGGAAGTTCTGCCAATCTCACTACAAAAAAAATACTTTAGAGATGAGAAAAAATATATAAATAACCCAGATGTTGTAATAACTGTTAATCAATTTATAGCAGGTTTAATGGCTGAAAGATATAAAGTTAATATGCCTAGGGTAATTATGAACTGCACTGAATTACCAAAGGGATTTAGTAGTAAAATCACAAGTCGCTTAAAAGAAAAAGGTAGTATACCTGATGATTGGAAAGTTGTTCTATATCAGGGCTGGATTTCTCCTGAACGGAATATAGAAACCTTAGTAAAAGGTGTAAAATACTTTCCTGAGAAGGTTTGTCTAGCTTTAATAGGGTATGGTGATTATGAAGCTTCATTAAGGCAAACAGCCAGAGATCTAGGAGTCGAGAAAAAAGTGTTCTTCTTAGGTAAAGTACCAAGTGAAGAAATGTTGTATTATTCAGTAGGAGCTGATATTGGTGTAATTCCATATCAACCGATAGACGATAATCACTTATATTGTTCTCCTAATAAATTATTTGAATATATACTTGCACATGTTCCTGTCATCGCAGAAGACTTGCCTTTTTTCCGATTTATTCAGGAGAAATATGGTTGTATTTTTACGGCCAATATGGCTTCTCCTGAAGCATTTGGTAAGGCAATTCAAGAGTTTTTCTCATCTCAAGAAAAACTAATTAATATTAGGAAAAATAGTGAGAAAGCAGCCAAAGAGTTAAACTGGGATGTAGAAGGACAGAAATTACTTAGGATTTATAACGAACTTTAG
- a CDS encoding acyltransferase has protein sequence MKYIKEGNFLRGMAIIGVLLIHTTTYFSMIHELNLILIVNVTMNVLVHFAVPLFVFISGMVLANRYYKEYSLKSFYWKRFKSIIPAYFIFSILYIWFNNQDLIFDFKQLLKMIFWANASYHLWYFALIVQLYIIYPFVIKLYIFAEKRNEVTAFVLTAFFIQLILNLIYILLVLNVPSVIQMANYIQVFSYLFYFSTGIYIACNFDNFKKIITSINGSRLSIIFVSFTIIMAALFLYGLSKNPFFESVPYLFLVIPRMLEPFYYIITFIFIFKIKSSIHTTLIKVIESLGAYSFGIYLIHPLIISITVQKLQLINVYSNQWIFYPIVLFMALVGSYLFVYIISFFPYSHYYIGINKRNVISRRN, from the coding sequence GTGAAGTACATTAAAGAAGGCAATTTTCTTAGAGGTATGGCGATAATTGGAGTTTTACTTATTCACACAACTACTTATTTTTCGATGATACATGAGCTTAATTTAATTTTAATTGTGAACGTAACTATGAATGTGCTGGTTCATTTTGCTGTACCTTTATTCGTTTTTATATCTGGAATGGTGCTAGCAAATAGATATTATAAGGAATATTCCTTAAAATCATTTTATTGGAAAAGGTTTAAAAGTATTATTCCTGCCTACTTTATATTCTCTATATTGTATATTTGGTTCAACAATCAAGACCTAATTTTTGACTTTAAGCAGTTACTTAAAATGATTTTTTGGGCTAATGCTTCATATCATCTTTGGTATTTTGCTCTTATTGTACAACTATATATTATTTACCCCTTTGTTATTAAACTTTATATATTTGCTGAGAAGAGAAATGAAGTTACAGCTTTTGTATTAACCGCCTTTTTTATCCAATTAATCTTGAATTTAATATATATTTTATTAGTCTTAAATGTCCCATCTGTCATTCAAATGGCTAATTATATACAGGTGTTTTCATACTTATTTTATTTTTCAACAGGTATATATATAGCATGTAATTTTGACAACTTTAAGAAAATAATAACTAGTATAAATGGCAGTCGACTTTCTATTATCTTCGTTAGTTTCACAATAATAATGGCCGCATTGTTCTTATATGGTCTTTCTAAAAATCCGTTTTTCGAAAGTGTGCCTTATCTATTCTTGGTAATTCCTCGAATGTTAGAACCATTTTATTATATTATAACGTTTATCTTTATTTTTAAAATTAAAAGCTCTATCCATACAACTCTTATTAAGGTAATTGAATCGCTAGGAGCTTATTCCTTTGGCATATACTTAATCCATCCTCTAATAATTTCAATTACGGTTCAGAAGTTGCAATTGATAAACGTCTACAGTAATCAGTGGATTTTTTATCCTATAGTTCTTTTTATGGCACTTGTCGGGAGTTACCTTTTTGTTTATATAATCAGTTTTTTTCCATATAGTCACTATTACATAGGGATTAATAAAAGGAATGTAATAAGTAGAAGAAATTAG
- a CDS encoding D-glucuronyl C5-epimerase family protein, producing MILSKKVKFYSLMFFIFIFIFTISPRCTLGIQNNSKFDRAQELVLPQFYKQNFYRIIFGSKDNGDGVNPYVEPKMGWKTEGKSVANPTKVAMDGLILALDNNITAAEKHAQWLLANSKQVDRALFFPFNFDFAPYYPYSLKAPWNSALTQGISLELFSYLYEKTGSLKYRNAADKIFLSYKVPLEYGGFTRFEKEGPFFEEYPTKVPSRVLNGALVSMLALHDYSIITNNPEAEILFQNSVRRFEPLLKDYDTKISPLNYPASSYSLAPVRTEIIGRFIGEGVASVYGIKLIGKNGDNEKTISEVAVGTKEDDNINHNFYIWPDTINMNWGSRINSVSDHYRIINGVKGQLNHSPFKFVWLAETKKFKETYIEVTYKMKEQGKLDIHLYDENEYWLLGSLNYSPSIKKVRFKIKEEFISSFLSKKKSESAVDEKYLDDNQILVELIGKVTNSSEFLTYAERWKNSKKLVPAKWLNELPPNIFKNEIRNPIVSISPQSEGSKHVEYPSVIKIDGIYYLYYCAYGEDMRWRIHLATSSDGIKWVKQGRIFNEGNLPFQGNYSFPFVMENKQTKNPSKRYLMYFSAGKYFAKPYDRLYLAYSPDGIKWKVEKQVLEDMILDPFIIQEQGLLEMYYSTIVENQIIIKRRTSKDGEEWTDSSSLVVKNILQGDGYYTIGGVKIKESNILFIEGNNKNQHYIDMYKISGEEIIPYKNNPIYIDRDWTKEWNAIHYGLNIVQDNNKYLIFYNGISQLGVEGGQIGKAELNSQLIEQYLEDY from the coding sequence ATGATTTTAAGTAAAAAAGTAAAGTTTTATTCGCTGATGTTTTTTATCTTTATCTTTATATTTACTATTTCTCCTCGTTGCACTTTAGGAATTCAAAATAACTCTAAATTTGACCGAGCGCAGGAGTTAGTGCTACCTCAGTTCTACAAGCAAAACTTCTATAGAATTATTTTTGGATCCAAGGATAATGGAGATGGCGTTAATCCTTATGTAGAGCCAAAAATGGGATGGAAAACTGAAGGGAAGTCGGTAGCTAATCCTACTAAAGTTGCGATGGATGGATTAATTTTAGCCTTAGATAATAATATAACTGCCGCAGAGAAACATGCTCAATGGCTTTTAGCTAATTCTAAGCAAGTGGATAGAGCATTATTCTTCCCCTTTAATTTTGATTTTGCGCCTTATTATCCTTACTCTCTAAAGGCACCTTGGAATTCAGCTTTAACTCAAGGGATTTCCCTAGAGTTATTTTCTTACCTTTATGAAAAGACAGGGAGTTTGAAGTATAGAAATGCTGCAGATAAAATTTTCCTTTCCTACAAAGTTCCCTTAGAGTATGGAGGATTTACACGTTTTGAAAAAGAAGGTCCATTTTTTGAGGAATACCCTACTAAGGTGCCTTCAAGGGTTTTAAATGGTGCCTTAGTTAGTATGTTAGCTTTGCATGATTACTCAATAATTACTAATAATCCAGAAGCCGAGATTTTATTCCAAAACTCAGTAAGAAGATTTGAACCGCTTTTAAAGGATTATGATACAAAAATTTCTCCACTTAACTATCCTGCTTCTTCGTATAGTTTAGCACCAGTTCGAACAGAAATAATAGGTCGATTTATTGGTGAAGGAGTTGCTTCAGTTTATGGGATTAAGCTTATTGGAAAAAATGGGGATAATGAAAAAACTATATCTGAAGTAGCGGTTGGGACAAAAGAAGATGATAATATAAATCATAATTTTTATATTTGGCCTGATACTATAAATATGAACTGGGGAAGCAGAATTAATTCAGTTTCTGATCACTATCGTATAATAAATGGAGTAAAGGGCCAACTTAATCACTCCCCATTTAAATTTGTTTGGTTAGCAGAAACAAAAAAATTTAAAGAAACCTACATAGAAGTAACCTATAAAATGAAAGAGCAAGGGAAATTAGACATTCATCTATACGATGAAAATGAATACTGGTTATTGGGTTCTTTAAATTATTCACCTTCAATAAAGAAAGTGCGATTTAAAATCAAAGAAGAGTTTATTAGTAGTTTTTTAAGCAAAAAGAAATCAGAATCCGCAGTTGACGAGAAATATTTAGATGATAATCAGATTTTGGTTGAACTTATAGGAAAAGTAACAAATTCCAGTGAATTTTTAACCTATGCTGAACGTTGGAAAAACTCCAAAAAGTTAGTTCCGGCTAAATGGCTTAATGAACTTCCTCCAAACATATTCAAAAACGAGATTCGTAATCCAATAGTTTCCATATCTCCACAATCAGAAGGTTCAAAACACGTAGAATATCCTTCAGTAATTAAAATTGATGGGATATATTATTTGTATTATTGTGCTTATGGGGAAGATATGCGATGGAGAATTCATTTAGCTACTAGCAGCGATGGAATAAAGTGGGTTAAGCAAGGAAGAATATTTAACGAAGGAAACCTTCCTTTCCAGGGGAACTACTCTTTTCCATTTGTTATGGAGAATAAGCAAACCAAAAATCCTTCTAAAAGATATTTAATGTATTTTTCTGCTGGTAAATATTTTGCAAAGCCATATGATAGGCTATATCTTGCCTATTCTCCAGACGGAATTAAGTGGAAAGTGGAGAAACAAGTGCTAGAAGATATGATATTAGATCCTTTTATAATTCAAGAGCAGGGATTGTTAGAGATGTACTATTCTACAATAGTAGAAAATCAGATTATAATTAAACGCCGTACTTCTAAAGATGGGGAAGAGTGGACAGACTCCTCTTCACTTGTTGTTAAGAATATACTACAAGGAGATGGTTACTATACCATAGGTGGAGTAAAAATTAAAGAAAGTAACATTCTTTTTATAGAAGGTAATAATAAAAATCAACACTATATAGATATGTACAAAATATCAGGGGAGGAAATTATTCCTTATAAAAATAATCCTATATATATTGATCGAGATTGGACCAAGGAATGGAATGCGATTCATTATGGATTAAACATTGTTCAAGATAATAACAAATATTTAATTTTTTATAATGGGATTTCACAATTAGGGGTTGAAGGCGGACAAATTGGAAAAGCCGAATTAAATTCTCAATTAATTGAACAATATCTAGAAGATTACTAA